One Oryza sativa Japonica Group chromosome 8, ASM3414082v1 DNA window includes the following coding sequences:
- the LOC4346333 gene encoding NAC domain-containing protein 53 has product MSHPSSSSSSAPPAAAEATSLAPGFRFHPTDEELVSYYLKRKVHGRPLKVDAIAEVDLYKVEPWDLPARSRLRSRDSQWYFFSRLDRKHANRARTNRATAGGYWKTTGKDREVRNGPTTVGMKKTLVFHAGRAPKGERTNWVMHEYRLDGQTTIPPQDSFVVCRIFQKAGPGPQNGAQYGAPFVEEEWEEDDEDVGLLPVEEKDNSDDQEKEISGAMEKGYLQMSDLVQNLVDQNENGTIALPVSDNSNNSNHSEDVDGNSGDILSDQNLGSNFLHHVEPVEQNGLVLNENMFSSANAGDLFNISSPNDGFLELKDFADIADLENPLANESTIWPSDGWPWKSTDSMEAVNGASNEFSPLAGEQIFQPEELEQLLQSLQEDSHMGSTISDPPHSSITNLAKPEEDCLMFYDAPFDSSMCDDGFRQLNGFLGSPSTNLSGIDMVDDGMPYYDAMDDNLFNDLLSSVQPSAGSSSHAFSGPVLTQEVNNSTYTYSPTQKVLEPNFVVGAPSSARLPEAGSQLNYVVLPDSQTKSSLIGKRFVKILDSISAPPAFAAAEFPASLRKSLAPISGAHHNTIRVSAEVISIGSLTPDSQDKWSLEKDEGMELLFSAGFEPDTRVHFGCNTITAVLRGGFCLFFFSAIMLLVSYEVGMCIYGK; this is encoded by the exons ATGAGCcacccctcgtcgtcgtcctcctccgctcccccggcggcggccgaggccaCCTCCCTCGCACCGGGATTCCGGTTCCACCCGACGGATGAGGAGCTGGTGTCCTACTACCTGAAGCGGAAGGTCCATGGGCGGCCGCTCAAGGTGGACGCCATCGCGGAGGTGGACCTGTACAAGGTGGAGCCATGGGACCTCCCCGCCCGCTCCCGCCTCCGCAGCCGCGACTCCCAGTGGTACTTCTTCAGCCGCCTCGACCGCAAGCACGCCAACCGCGCCCGCACCaaccgcgccaccgccggcggctaCTGGAAGACCACCGGCAAGGACAGGGAGGTCCGCAACGGCCCCACCACCGTCGGCATGAAGAAGACCCTCGTCTTCCACGCCGGCCGCGCCCCCAAGGGCGAGCGCACCAACTGGGTCATGCACGAGTACCGCCTCGACGGCCAAACCACCATCCCACCACAG GATTCATTCGTCGTGTGCCGTATCTTCCAGAAAGCCGGCCCAGGTCCACAGAACGGGGCTCAGTACGGAGCTCCTTTTGTTGAGGAGGAgtgggaggaggatgacgaggaTGTTGGTTTGCTACCGGTGGAGGAGAAGGACAACTCTGATGACCAGGAAAAGGAAATTTCTGGTGCTATGGAGAAGGGCTATCTCCAGATGAGTGACCTCGTTCAG aacttGGTTGATCAAAATGAGAATGGTACCATTGCCTTGCCAGTTTCTGACAATTCAAACAACAGCAACCATTCTGAAGACGTGGATGGAAATTCAGGGGACATTTTAAGTGACCAAAACCTTGGGTCTAACTTTCTTCACCATGTTGAGCCTGTGGAGCAAAATGGCCTAGTGCTTAATGAAAATATGTTTTCTAGTGCCAATGCTGGAGACCTTTTTAATATATCTAGCCCCAATGATGGATTCCTAGAACTGAAGGATTTTGCAGATATTGCAGATTTGGAGAATCCTTTAGCCAATGAATCCACCATCTGGCCTTCTGATGGTTGGCCCTGGAAATCAACTGATTCCATGGAGGCTGTGAATGGGGCTAGCAATGAATTTTCTCCCTTAGCTGGTGAACAGATATTCCAGCCAGAAGAATTGGAACAGTTGTTACAGTCACTGCAAGAAGACTCTCATATGGGTTCAACTATCTCTGATCCCCCACATTCATCTATAACAAATTTAGCTAAGCCAGAGGAAGATTGTCTAATGTTCTATGATGCACCCTTTGATTCTTCAATGTGTGATGATGGTTTTAGACAGCTCAATGGATTTCTTGGCTCCCCATCGACCAATCTATCTGGTATTGACATGGTGGACGATGGTATGCCGTACTATGATGCGATGGATGATAACTTGTTTAATGATCTTCTGAGCTCAGTACAGCCATCAGCTGGTAGCAGTTCCCATGCTTTTAGTGGGCCAGTCCTTACTCAAGAG GTCAACAATTCAACCTATACATATAGTCCAACTCAAAAGGTTTTAGAACCTAATTTTGTAGTTGGTGCCCCATCATCTGCTAGGTTACCTGAAGCGGGTAGTCAGTTAAATTATGTTGTTTTACCAG ATTCCCAGACCAAGAGTAGTCTGATCGGGAAGCGTTTTGTAAAGATACTGGATTCAATCTCTGCTCCCCCTGCTTTTGCAGCAGCAGAGTTCCCAGCTAGCCTTCGCAAATCCTTGGCTCCTATTTCTGGAGCTCATCACAACACTATCCGTGTCTCTGCTGAAGTAATCAGCATAGGAAGTTTAACTCCTGATTCTCAAGATAAGTGGTCCCTTGAGAAGGATGAAGGCATGGAGCTGCTCTTCTCGGCAGGTTTTGAGCCTGATACCCGTGTACACTTTGGCTGCAACACAATAACCGCAGTACTGCGTGGTGGCTTCTGCCTCTTCTTCTTTTCAGCAATAATGCTCTTGGTGAGCTACGAGGTGGGCATGTGCATCTATGGCAAGTAG
- the LOC4346334 gene encoding protein SENSITIVE TO PROTON RHIZOTOXICITY 2, with protein sequence MISSCSNCDRNYQQLVSYIRSMIPGGGGGGGGGGISPYLVQSQHGHGGGVDGMEMEEGGGFMGEQPQCHPLLYNLSVLKDRVQQLHPLVGLAVAHNAHAHGPLDVSAADAIIQEIVAAASSMMYAFQLLCDLGTAPTTAPSQETAAASAVVVKNNDHAADAGQMEDDHLMQQQWQQNGSRQHDYSSHAHAPPVFHSETAAPAGATSATDTIIELDAAELLAKYTHYCQVCGKGFKRDANLRMHMRAHGDEYKSKAALSNPTKLLAKGGDETMAAAARKYSCPQEGCRWNRRHAKFQPLKSVICAKNHYKRSHCPKMYVCNRCGRKHFSVLSDLRTHEKHCGDHRWLCSCGTSFSRKDKLIGHVSLFAGHQPVMPLDAPRAGKRQRSSSASVAGNIDDTTGIGMGAA encoded by the coding sequence atgaTCTCTTCTTGTTCTAATTGCGACCGCAATTATCAACAACTAGTTAGTTACATACGTAGCATGATtccaggcggtggcggcggcggcggcggcggcggaattaGCCCTTACTTGGTGCAGAGCCAGCATGGGCAtggtggcggcgtcgacggcatggagatggaggagggcggcggcttcATGGGCGAGCAGCCACAGTGCCACCCGCTGCTCTACAACCTGTCCGTGCTCAAGGACAGGGTGCAGCAGCTGCACCCGCTCGttggcctcgccgtcgcccacaacgcccacgcccacggccCCCTCGacgtctccgccgccgacgccatcatCCAGGaaatcgtcgccgccgcctcctccatgaTGTACGCCTTCCAGCTGCTCTGCGACCTCGGCACGGCGCCAACCACCGCGCCATCACaggagaccgccgccgcctccgccgttgtTGTCAAGAACAACGACCATGCCGCCGATGCCGGTCAGATGGAGGACGACCATCTCATGCAGCAGCAGTGGCAGCAGAACGGCAGCCGCCAGCACGATTACAGCAGCCATGCCCATGCGCCGCCGGTGTTCCACAGCGAAACGGCGGCACCGGCAGGCGCGACGTCGGCGACGGACACGATCATCGAGCTGGACGCGGCGGAGCTGCTTGCCAAGTACACGCACTACTGCCAGGTGTGCGGCAAGGGGTTCAAGCGCGACGCCAACCTGCGGATGCACATGCGCGCGCACGGCGACGAGTACAAGAGCAAGGCGGCGCTGTCCAATCCGACCAAGCTGCTCGCCAAGGGAGGCGAcgagacgatggcggcggcggcgaggaagtaCTCGTGCCCGCAGGAGGGTTGCCGGTGGAACAGGAGGCACGCCAAGTTCCAGCCGCTCAAGTCGGTGATCTGCGCAAAGAACCACTACAAGCGCAGCCATTGCCCCAAGATGTACGTGTGCAACCGCTGCGGCCGCAAGCACTTCTCCGTCCTCTCCGACCTCCGCACCCACGAGAAGCACTGCGGCGACCACCGCTGGCTCTGCTCCTGCGGCACCTCCTTCTCCCGCAAGGACAAGCTTATCGGCCATGTCTCCCTCTTCGCCGGCCACCAGCCGGTCATGCCGCTCGACGCCCCCCGCGCCGGCAAGAGGCAGCGATCGTCCTCGGCGTCCGTCGCCGGGAACATTGACGACACCACCGGCATTGGCATGGGCGCCGCCTGA
- the LOC130678799 gene encoding uncharacterized protein LOC130678799 — MAAEAGSARETRAAEMEAGWAREARPMEGGRIGARGASGGGGRLGARGAAGSGGDDLGVWRSCRWVWRGLWRTKIGRQGTPVQGSHMSAELVWRWSISALAVDLQVVSSR, encoded by the coding sequence atggcagcggaggccggctcggcgcgagagacgcgggcggcggagatggaggccggctgggcgcgagaggcgcggccgatggagggaggccggattggcgcgagaggcgcgtccggtggaggaggccggcttggcgcgagaggcgcggccggcagTGGAGGAGACGACCTAGGTGTGtggaggagctgccggtgggtgtggcgcggtcttTGGCGCACAAAGATTGGCCGGCAAgggacgccggtgcaggggtcccacatgtcggcagagcttGTGTGGAGGTGGAGCATTAGTGCGTTAGCCGTGGATTTGCAGGTGGTGAGCAGCAGGTGA
- the LOC4346331 gene encoding expansin-A32 precursor yields the protein MWCTWALGRVVLAVVFLVALAAGDAAPPKVHRNHGKFTAGPWKQAHATFYGGRDGSGTLDGACGYKDTSKEGYGVQTVAVSTPLFGAGAGCGACYEVKCVDSPDGCKVGAAPLVVTATNLCPPNPGQSNDNGGWCNPPREHFDLSMPAFLQIAQEKAGIVPISYRRVPCVKVGGIRYTITGNPYFNLVMVSNVGGAGDVAGLSVKGNKRVKWTPLKRNWGQEWQTSEVLTGESLTFRVMTGDHRKATSWHVLPPDWQFGVTYQATKNFN from the exons atgtgGTGTACGTGGGCGTTGGGGCGGGTGGTGTTGGCGGTGGTGTTCCTGGTTGCGTTGGCTGCCGGCGATGCAGCGCCGCCCAAGGTTCACCGGAACCACGGCAAGTTCACGGCGGGGCCATGGAAGCAGGCGCACGCGACGTTCTACGGCGGGCGCGACGGGTCCGGCACGCTGGACGGCGCGTGCGGGTACAAGGACACGTCCAAGGAAGGCTACGGCGTGCAGACGGTGGCGGTGAGCACGCCGCtgttcggcgccggcgccggctgcggCGCCTGCTACGAGGTCAAGTGCGTGGACAGCCCCGACGGTTGCAaggtcggcgccgcccccttgGTCGTCACCGCCACCAACCTCTGCCCCCCCAACCCCGGCCAGTCCAACGACAACGGCGGCTGGTGCAACCCGCCGCGCGAGCACTTTGACCTCTCCATGCCGGCCTTTCTGCAGATCGCGCAGGAGAAGGCCGGCATCGTGCCCATATCGTACAGACG GGTGCCGTGTGTGAAGGTGGGTGGGATCAGGTACACGATAACCGGGAACCCGTACTTCAACCTGGTGATGGTGTCGAACGTGGGCGGGGCGGGTGACGTGGCAGGGCTATCGGTGAAGGGGAACAAGAGGGTGAAGTGGACTCCGCTGAAGCGCAACTGGGGGCAGGAGTGGCAGACGTCGGAGGTCCTCACCGGAGAGTCGCTGACGTTCAGGGTGATGACCGGCGACCACCGCAAGGCCACCTCCTGGCACGTCCTCCCCCCCGACTGGCAGTTCGGCGTCACCTACCAGGCTACCAAGAACTTCAACTAA
- the LOC4346332 gene encoding malate dehydrogenase [NADP], chloroplastic codes for MAAIDLSSPARSSPAPLSPRRGSLHLLLRRPRRPTLRCSLDAAPKQAQAQGPPAAVAAEEAPTARKECYGVFCTTYDLRADEKTKSWKSLVNVAVSGAAGMISNHLLFKLASGEVFGPDQPIALKLLGSERSIQALEGVAMELEDSLYPLLREVSIGIDPYVVFEDAEWALLIGAKPRGPGMERSALLDINGQIFAEQGKALNSVASRNVKVIVVGNPCNTNALICLKNAPNIPAKNFHALTRLDENRAKCQLALKAGVFYDKVSNMTIWGNHSTTQVPDFLNAKINGRPVKEVIKDTKWLEDEFTKTVQKRGGVLIQKWGRSSAASTAVSIVDAIRSLVNPTPEGDWFSTGVYTTGNPYGIAEDIVFSMPCRSKGDGDYELVKDVAMDDFLWERIKKSEAELLAEKRCVAHLTGEGNAFCDLPGDTMLPGEM; via the exons ATGGCGGCAATCGATCTCTCCTCCCCCGCAAGATCATCGCCGgcgcctctctccccgcgccgcGGCTCcctgcacctcctcctccgacgcccGCGCCGACCCACCCTCCGCTGCTCCCTCGACGCCGCGCCAAA GCAGGCTCAGGCTCAGGGCCCGCCCGCGGCggtcgcggcggaggaggcgcccaCCGCGCGCAAGGAGTGCTATGGCGTCTTCTGCACCACCTACGACCTCAGGGCG GATGAGAAGACAAAGTCCTGGAAGAGCTTAGTGAATGTTGCTGTGTCGGGTGCAGCAGGGATGATATCAAATCATCTGCTTTTCAAA CTTGCCTCTGGTGAGGTTTTTGGACCGGACCAACCAATAGCACTTAAGTTGTTGGGCTCTGAAAGATCAATACAAGCACTTGAAG GTGTGGCTATGGAATTGGAGGATTCACTGTATCCATTGCTAAGGGAAGTCAGCATTGGTATAGACCCTTATGTAGTCTTCGAAGATGCAGAATGGGCTCTTCTTATTGGGGCTAAGCCCAGAGGTCCTGGAATGGAGCGATCTGCCTTACTAGATATCAACGGTCAAATCTTTGCTGAACAg GGGAAAGCACTTAACTCCGTGGCATCTCGGAATGTGAAGGTCATAGTTGTCGGGAACCCCTGTAACACTAA TGCATTGATTTGCTTAAAGAATGCTCCCAACATACCAGCAAAAAACTTTCATGCATTGACGAGGTTGGATGAAAATAGAGCCAAGTGCCAG CTGGCACTAAAAGCGGGTGTATTTTATGACAAAGTATCAAATATGACTATTTGGGGGAACCACTCAACAACTCAG GTTCCTGATTTTTTGAATGCTAAAATTAACGGGAGACCAGTGAAAGAAGTCATTAAAGACACAAAGTGGTTAGAAGATGAATTCACCAAAACAGTTCAAAAG CGTGGAGGAGTACTCATACAAAAATGGGGCAGATCTTCAGCTGCATCAACCGCCGTTTCCATCGTGGATGCTATTAGGTCCCTTGTAAATCCTACCCCAGAAGGCGATTGGTTCTCTACTGGG GTTTATACGACTGGAAATCCTTATGGCATAGCAGAGGACATCGTGTTCAGTATGCCATGCAGGTCAAAG GGTGATGGTGACTACGAACTAGTTAAAGATGTGGCAATGGACGATTTCCTCTGGGAACGGATAAAAAAG AGTGAAGCTGAATTGCTCGCCGAGAAAAGATGCGTTGCCCATCTTACTGGAGAG GGCAATGCATTTTGTGATCTTCCCGGAGACACCATGCTTCCAGGAGAAATGTAG
- the LOC4346329 gene encoding superoxide dismutase [Cu-Zn], chloroplastic, whose protein sequence is MQAILAAAMAAQTLLFSATAPPASLFQSPSSARPFHSLRLAAGPAGAAAARALVVADATKKAVAVLKGTSQVEGVVTLTQDDQGPTTVNVRVTGLTPGLHGFHLHEFGDTTNGCISTGPHFNPNNLTHGAPEDEVRHAGDLGNIVANAEGVAEATIVDKQIPLSGPNSVVGRAFVVHELEDDLGKGGHELSLSTGNAGGRLACGVVGLTPL, encoded by the exons atgcaAGCCATCCTCGCCGCTGCCATGGCCGCCCAGACCCTCTTGttctccgccaccgcccctcCCGCCTCCCTTTTCCAGTCCCCTTCCTCTGCCCGCCCTTTCCACtcgctccgcctcgccgccggccccgcgggcgccgccgctgccagggcgctcgtcgtcgccgacgccaccAAGAAGGCCGTCGCCGTGCTCAAGGGCACCTCCCAGGTTGAGGGAGTCGTCACCCTCACCCAGGATGACCAAG GTCCTACAACAGTGAATGTCCGTGTGACGGGACTTACTCCTGGACTTCACGGCTTCCACCTC CACGAGTTTGGCGATACTACGAATGGGTGCATATCAACAG GACCACATTTTAACCCAAACAATTTGACGCACGGTGCACCAGAAGATGAAGTCCGTCATGCGGGTGACCTGGGAAACATTGTTGCCAATGCTGAAG GTGTAGCTGAGGCAACCATTGTTGATAAGCAG ATTCCTCTGAGTGGCCCAAATTCTGTTGTTGGGAGAGCATTCGTTGTTCATGAGCTTGAAGATGATTTGGGGAAGG GTGGCCATGAGCTTAGTCTCAGTACTGGAAATGCTGGTGGGCGACTTGCATGCG GTGTTGTTGGGCTGACCCCGTTGTAG